One Mesorhizobium sp. L-2-11 genomic region harbors:
- a CDS encoding TPM domain-containing protein: MQGGRVRQSCQSPSKWGRCPAGQRGAPRNASLAILFIVLSLLFLPLTTLAAELPALTGRVVDNAGIIDAATEAALTRKLADFEAKSSDQIVVATLPGLDGEEIEPYANRLFRAWNLGQAGEDNGVLLLVAKDDRKMRIEVGYGLEGTLTDLHTRLIIENDMVPAFRAGDFSGGIAKAVDDMVMVLEGNPEELEARGTRNQQPPFNTDDLFFAIFISIWAIIFFGSIAASILPPIFGRKIGPGRYRWLGMTFEPGRRSSDGWSGGSGGGGWSSGGGGWSSGSGGGFSGGGGSSGGGGSSGSW; this comes from the coding sequence TTGCAAGGAGGGCGCGTTCGACAAAGCTGCCAATCTCCCTCCAAGTGGGGGAGATGTCCGGCAGGACAGAGGGGGGCGCCACGGAACGCCAGCCTGGCAATCCTGTTCATCGTCCTAAGCCTTCTCTTCCTCCCCCTCACCACCCTTGCCGCCGAATTGCCTGCCCTGACCGGGCGGGTTGTCGACAATGCCGGTATCATCGATGCCGCCACCGAGGCGGCGCTGACCCGGAAGCTTGCGGATTTCGAGGCCAAGAGCTCTGACCAGATCGTCGTCGCGACGCTTCCTGGCCTCGACGGCGAGGAGATCGAGCCCTACGCCAACCGGCTGTTCCGCGCCTGGAACCTCGGCCAGGCCGGCGAGGACAATGGCGTGCTGTTGCTGGTCGCCAAGGACGACCGCAAGATGCGAATCGAGGTCGGCTACGGGCTGGAAGGCACGCTGACCGACCTGCACACCAGGCTGATCATCGAAAACGACATGGTGCCGGCCTTCCGCGCCGGCGATTTCTCCGGCGGCATAGCCAAGGCCGTCGACGACATGGTCATGGTGCTGGAAGGCAATCCGGAAGAACTGGAAGCGCGCGGGACCCGCAACCAGCAGCCGCCATTCAACACCGACGATCTGTTCTTTGCGATCTTCATAAGCATTTGGGCGATCATCTTCTTCGGCAGCATCGCTGCCTCCATCCTGCCGCCGATCTTCGGCCGGAAGATCGGTCCCGGTCGCTATCGCTGGCTGGGCATGACGTTCGAGCCGGGCCGGCGATCATCTGACGGCTGGTCGGGTGGTTCCGGCGGGGGAGGCTGGTCGTCGGGCGGAGGAGGCTGGTCCTCAGGCAGTGGCGGCGGCTTTTCGGGCGGCGGCGGCTCGTCCGGCGGCGGCGGTTCTTCAGGAAGCTGGTGA
- a CDS encoding TPM domain-containing protein yields the protein MATRPISAEDHDRIAKAIRVAESKTDGEIYCVVAYASDGYFFPAAFMATLAMLVVSLAVGYGLEAWWLSIRLPHFVIAQLLAMASILVLLWAVPGLRIHLVPRRLRYQAAHANAIKQFLARNVHRTTARTGVLVFVSIAEHYAEVIADSGINSRVGQHVWDDVVRDLTAHARDDRLADGFIKAIEETGAVLAEHFPVSSGDSNELDDHLVEI from the coding sequence ATGGCAACGCGACCGATCAGCGCCGAAGATCATGACCGCATCGCCAAAGCGATCCGCGTCGCCGAATCAAAGACCGACGGCGAAATCTACTGCGTGGTCGCCTATGCCAGCGACGGCTATTTCTTTCCGGCCGCCTTCATGGCGACGCTGGCGATGCTCGTCGTCAGCCTCGCCGTCGGCTACGGGCTGGAAGCGTGGTGGCTGTCGATCCGCCTGCCGCATTTCGTCATCGCCCAGCTTCTGGCGATGGCCTCGATACTTGTCCTGTTGTGGGCGGTGCCCGGCTTGCGCATCCACCTGGTGCCGAGACGGCTGCGTTACCAGGCCGCGCACGCCAATGCGATAAAGCAGTTTCTCGCCCGCAACGTCCACCGTACCACAGCGCGAACCGGCGTGCTGGTGTTCGTTTCGATCGCCGAGCATTACGCCGAAGTGATCGCCGACAGCGGCATTAACAGCCGCGTCGGCCAACATGTCTGGGACGACGTCGTCCGCGACCTTACCGCGCATGCCCGCGACGATCGTCTCGCCGACGGCTTCATCAAGGCGATCGAAGAGACGGGTGCGGTGCTGGCCGAGCATTTCCCAGTTTCTTCCGGCGACAGCAACGAGCTGGACGACCATCTGGTCGAAATCTGA
- a CDS encoding GNAT family N-acetyltransferase, producing MKTLSIDIRKAEPRDASAIADVHLLAWRGAYSGIIPHRTLTSMINRRGADWWANAIRRAATVLVVEIGGKVAGYATIGKNRARELKQQGEIYELYVRPEYQGIGLGSRLFSAARARLADHGLKGMVVWALEDNQSALSFYAGAGGRDVAEGVEVFEQKALKKVAFVWE from the coding sequence ATGAAGACGCTGAGTATCGACATCAGGAAAGCCGAGCCGCGCGACGCAAGCGCCATCGCCGACGTGCACCTGCTGGCCTGGCGCGGCGCCTACTCCGGCATCATCCCGCATCGCACGCTGACATCGATGATCAACCGCCGCGGCGCCGACTGGTGGGCGAACGCGATTCGCCGTGCCGCCACCGTCCTGGTCGTCGAGATCGGCGGCAAGGTCGCCGGCTACGCCACGATCGGCAAGAACCGCGCCCGTGAGCTCAAGCAGCAGGGCGAGATCTACGAACTTTACGTGCGCCCGGAATATCAGGGCATCGGGCTCGGCAGCCGGCTATTCTCGGCCGCACGGGCGCGACTGGCGGATCATGGCCTGAAAGGCATGGTGGTGTGGGCGCTGGAGGACAACCAAAGCGCGCTCAGCTTCTATGCCGGCGCCGGCGGCCGCGACGTCGCCGAGGGCGTCGAGGTCTTCGAGCAAAAGGCTCTGAAGAAGGTCGCCTTCGTCTGGGAATGA
- the ppa gene encoding inorganic diphosphatase, with translation MRIEAIAIGKNPPEDINVIIEVPIGGEPIKYEMDKEAGTLFVDRFLHTSMRYPGNYGFVPHTLSGDGDPIDVLVCNTRALVPGCVINVRPIGVLVMEDNSGLDEKIIAVPSPKLTLRYENVTEYTHLPDITRQQVQHFFEHYKDLEPGKWVKIEGWHDAAYAKRMIVEAIERAKASK, from the coding sequence ATGCGAATCGAAGCCATCGCCATCGGAAAGAACCCGCCGGAGGACATCAACGTCATCATCGAGGTGCCGATCGGCGGCGAGCCGATCAAGTACGAGATGGACAAGGAGGCCGGCACGCTGTTCGTCGACCGCTTCCTGCACACCTCGATGCGCTATCCCGGCAATTACGGCTTCGTGCCGCACACGCTGTCGGGTGACGGCGACCCGATCGACGTGCTGGTCTGCAACACGCGCGCGCTGGTGCCGGGCTGCGTCATCAATGTGCGGCCGATCGGCGTGCTGGTGATGGAGGACAATTCCGGCCTCGACGAAAAGATCATCGCGGTGCCTTCGCCCAAGCTGACGCTGCGCTACGAGAACGTCACCGAATACACGCACCTGCCAGACATCACCCGCCAGCAGGTGCAGCATTTCTTCGAGCACTACAAGGATCTCGAACCCGGCAAATGGGTCAAGATCGAGGGCTGGCACGACGCCGCCTATGCCAAAAGGATGATCGTCGAGGCGATCGAGCGGGCCAAGGCAAGCAAGTAG
- a CDS encoding TetR/AcrR family transcriptional regulator, protein MKSIEPTIKADEVTPPRAGEKILRVARDLFYRQGIRAIGVDEIVRRAGVTKPSLYRSFPSKDELAASYLRQFDLEFWARFDEAVAAHPGDPRAQIAAFLTRIGKRTQKPDYRGCGMTNAAVEYPERGHPARVVSEANKQELRRRLRAMAAAMGASDADTLGDGLLLLIEGAYISGQLFGAGGPAKSVARNADLLIEASLKK, encoded by the coding sequence ATGAAAAGCATTGAGCCAACGATCAAAGCCGATGAAGTAACCCCGCCCCGCGCCGGCGAAAAAATTCTTCGCGTTGCCCGCGACCTGTTCTACCGGCAAGGCATCAGGGCGATCGGCGTCGACGAGATCGTGCGGCGCGCCGGCGTCACCAAGCCCAGCCTCTATCGCAGCTTTCCGTCCAAGGACGAATTGGCCGCCTCCTACCTCCGCCAATTCGACCTCGAGTTCTGGGCCCGCTTCGACGAGGCGGTGGCTGCCCATCCCGGCGATCCGCGCGCGCAGATCGCCGCCTTCCTGACACGCATCGGCAAGCGCACGCAAAAGCCCGACTATCGCGGCTGCGGCATGACCAATGCGGCCGTCGAATATCCCGAACGGGGCCACCCGGCCCGCGTGGTGAGCGAGGCCAACAAGCAGGAATTGCGCCGACGCCTGCGCGCCATGGCGGCGGCGATGGGTGCCAGCGACGCCGATACGCTGGGCGATGGGCTGCTGCTTCTGATCGAAGGCGCCTATATCAGCGGCCAGCTGTTCGGTGCCGGCGGACCGGCGAAGTCTGTGGCCCGCAACGCCGACCTGCTGATCGAAGCGAGCTTGAAGAAATAG
- a CDS encoding MFS transporter has protein sequence MIVQSRPFGQRYAFVVVAVIFLCLLIAAGLRSAPAVMMLPLEETFGWRRDVVSLAAAIGIFLYGLTGPFAAALMERIGLRRTLLAALVLMSGSTALSLLMTQPWHLLLTWGVFSGVGSGAVATVLGATIVNRWFKTNRGLVMGLMSASAATGLLVFLPLLAALAQSGGWKPVAIAIAVATACLVPLVWLLVPERPSSIGMVRYGADVDDVPPVPPASQGNFLMHTLSTLRRAAGTRVFWYLFATFFICGFTTNGLVGTHLIAFCGDMGIGQVQAAGLLSLMGIFDLIGTTLSGWLTDRFDPRKLLGVYYAIRGLSLIYLPYSGFSSTSLIIFAVLYGLDWIATVPPTLRLSNEAFGDRSGPIVFGWIVAGHQVGAAAAAFFGGTMRELQGDYELAFLIAGMTAIAAACISLLINTNRPAFEPEPQAA, from the coding sequence ATGATAGTCCAATCCCGCCCGTTTGGCCAGCGCTATGCATTTGTCGTGGTGGCCGTCATTTTCCTGTGCCTGCTGATCGCGGCAGGCTTGCGGTCGGCGCCGGCCGTCATGATGCTGCCGCTGGAGGAGACTTTCGGCTGGCGGCGCGATGTCGTCTCGCTCGCCGCGGCCATCGGCATCTTCCTCTACGGCCTGACCGGACCGTTTGCCGCGGCCCTGATGGAACGGATCGGGCTGCGCCGCACGCTGCTGGCGGCGCTGGTGCTGATGTCGGGCTCGACGGCGCTCAGCCTGTTGATGACTCAGCCGTGGCACCTGCTTCTCACTTGGGGCGTATTCTCCGGCGTCGGTTCCGGCGCGGTCGCCACGGTGCTCGGGGCCACCATCGTCAATCGCTGGTTCAAGACCAATCGCGGCCTGGTGATGGGGCTGATGTCGGCCTCCGCCGCCACCGGCCTGCTGGTGTTCCTGCCGCTGCTCGCCGCGCTCGCCCAATCCGGCGGCTGGAAGCCGGTCGCCATCGCCATTGCTGTCGCCACCGCCTGCCTGGTGCCGCTGGTCTGGCTGCTGGTGCCGGAACGTCCGTCCTCGATCGGCATGGTGCGCTACGGCGCGGACGTCGACGACGTGCCGCCGGTTCCGCCGGCCTCGCAAGGCAATTTTCTCATGCACACGCTCAGCACGCTGCGTCGTGCCGCCGGCACGCGCGTGTTTTGGTATTTGTTCGCCACTTTCTTCATCTGCGGCTTCACCACCAACGGACTGGTCGGCACGCACCTGATCGCGTTTTGCGGCGACATGGGCATAGGGCAGGTGCAAGCCGCCGGCCTGCTGTCGCTGATGGGCATCTTCGACCTGATCGGCACGACGCTGTCGGGCTGGCTTACCGACCGTTTCGACCCGCGCAAGCTGCTCGGCGTCTATTATGCGATTCGCGGCCTGTCGCTGATCTATCTACCTTATTCCGGCTTTTCGTCGACCAGCCTGATCATCTTCGCCGTGCTCTACGGATTGGACTGGATCGCCACCGTGCCGCCGACGCTCAGGCTGTCGAACGAGGCGTTCGGCGACCGCAGCGGGCCAATCGTCTTCGGCTGGATCGTCGCCGGCCATCAGGTGGGTGCGGCGGCCGCCGCCTTCTTCGGCGGCACCATGCGTGAATTGCAGGGCGATTACGAGCTTGCCTTCCTCATCGCCGGCATGACGGCAATAGCCGCAGCCTGCATCTCGCTGTTGATCAACACCAACCGTCCGGCCTTCGAGCCGGAACCGCAGGCGGCTTGA
- a CDS encoding alkaline phosphatase D family protein, with amino-acid sequence MNRISRRAFVTSASAAGLVGISGFAFPYYSRANQRPAFTHGIQSGDVDATSGVVWTRTDRPSRVMFEVSSTENFANAVRLAPLDTSPASDYTVKRLLTDLASDQDIFYRMIAADLADINAVSEPIVGRFRTAPASKRDIRFAWSGDTAGQGWGIDDTGMKTYATIGKHTPDFFLHSGDTVYADGPMKDEVQLAGGSNWKNKVLIDEKRKVAETLDEYRGQWKYNMMDRHVLGLNAICPTFYQWDDHEVVNNWSDSKDLGADDRYSEKNIHVLAARAARAFHEMTTIRYEPSEPGRVYRKIAYGPLLEVFFLDMRSYRGANGPGMQDAVTPQSRILGEQQMKWLKRELANSNATWKIIAADMPLGLVVWNDATKKAGAEAVSNGENGPAKGRELEIADLLRYIKNAGVTNTVWLTADVHYTAAHYYNPDKAQFQDFNPFWEFVSGPLHAGTFGPNDFDMTFGPELKFIKAPTAEQGQNLPPSAGLQFFGLVDIDGATEQMTVRLMDRDDNELYKVTLDPVHSA; translated from the coding sequence ATGAACAGGATTTCACGCCGCGCTTTTGTCACGTCGGCGAGCGCCGCCGGCCTCGTCGGCATATCGGGCTTCGCGTTTCCCTATTATTCGCGCGCCAATCAGCGGCCCGCCTTCACCCATGGCATCCAGTCGGGCGACGTCGACGCCACCAGCGGCGTCGTGTGGACCCGCACCGACCGCCCTTCGCGTGTCATGTTCGAAGTGTCGTCGACGGAAAATTTCGCCAACGCCGTCCGTCTTGCGCCGCTCGATACGTCGCCGGCCAGCGATTACACGGTAAAGCGGCTGCTCACCGACCTCGCCTCCGACCAGGACATCTTCTACCGCATGATCGCGGCCGATCTCGCCGACATCAACGCCGTCTCCGAGCCGATCGTCGGCCGCTTCCGCACGGCGCCGGCCTCGAAGCGTGATATTCGGTTCGCATGGTCGGGCGATACCGCCGGCCAGGGCTGGGGCATCGACGACACCGGCATGAAGACCTATGCCACGATCGGCAAGCATACGCCCGACTTCTTCCTGCATTCCGGCGACACCGTCTATGCCGACGGCCCGATGAAGGACGAGGTCCAGCTTGCCGGCGGCAGCAATTGGAAGAACAAGGTCCTCATCGACGAAAAGCGCAAGGTTGCCGAGACGCTGGACGAGTACCGCGGCCAGTGGAAGTACAACATGATGGACAGACATGTGCTGGGGCTCAACGCGATCTGCCCGACCTTCTACCAGTGGGACGACCACGAGGTGGTCAACAACTGGTCGGATTCGAAGGATTTGGGCGCCGACGACCGCTACTCGGAAAAAAACATTCATGTGCTGGCGGCACGCGCGGCACGTGCCTTCCACGAGATGACGACGATCCGCTACGAACCGTCGGAACCCGGCCGCGTTTATCGCAAGATCGCCTACGGGCCGCTGCTCGAAGTGTTCTTCCTCGACATGCGTTCCTATCGCGGCGCCAATGGCCCCGGCATGCAGGATGCGGTGACGCCGCAATCGCGCATTCTGGGCGAACAGCAGATGAAGTGGCTGAAGCGCGAACTGGCAAACTCCAACGCGACCTGGAAAATCATCGCCGCCGACATGCCGCTCGGTCTCGTCGTCTGGAACGACGCCACCAAAAAGGCCGGCGCCGAGGCCGTCAGCAATGGCGAAAATGGCCCGGCCAAGGGCCGCGAACTGGAAATTGCCGACCTGCTTCGCTACATAAAGAATGCCGGCGTCACCAACACCGTCTGGCTGACCGCCGACGTGCACTATACAGCGGCGCACTACTACAATCCTGACAAGGCGCAGTTCCAAGACTTCAATCCGTTCTGGGAATTTGTTTCCGGTCCGCTCCATGCCGGCACCTTTGGACCCAACGATTTCGACATGACCTTCGGCCCGGAGCTGAAATTCATCAAGGCGCCGACAGCCGAGCAGGGGCAGAACCTGCCACCCTCGGCCGGCCTGCAGTTCTTCGGCCTCGTCGACATCGACGGCGCCACTGAACAGATGACGGTGCGGCTGATGGATCGCGACGACAATGAACTCTACAAGGTCACGCTCGATCCGGTGCATTCGGCGTGA